Genomic window (Streptomyces yatensis):
CAAGGAGCTGTTCATCTCCATAAAGGTGGGCGCGACCAAGGACAAGGACTACATCCTCGGGAGCTACCTGAACACCGCCTACTACGGACGTGGTGCCTATGGCTGCCAGGCGGCGGCCCGCGCCTACTACGACCGTGACTGCTCGGCCCTGACGCCCAGCCAGAGCGCGTTCCTGGCCTCTACGCTGAACGGCCCCAACCTCTACGACCCGAACGGCGGCTACGGCGCCGCGGCCACCAAGGAGGCCAACACCAAGCGGGCCAAGCAGCGCTGGGAGTGGATCCTGCGGCGTGAGGTCGCCGTGCACAGGCTGAGCAGGACCGAGGCCCAGGAGTGGATCGGCAAGGGTTTCCCGATGCCGCAGGACCCGAAGGTGGCCACGAACAAGCAGGGTCAGATCGGCTACCTCACCGACCTCGCCGACAACTACATCATCGCCAACACCGGCATCAGCAAGTCGAAGCTGGACAAGGGCGGCTATCAGATCCACACCACCTTCGACCGGAAGAAGATCAGTGAGCTGACCCGGGCGGTCGAGAAGGTCACCAAGGAGAACATCAAGCCGAAACAGCGCGAAGAGGACAAGTTCGTCCAGTTCGGCGGCGCCTCGGTGGAGCCCAAGACGGGCAAGATCCTGGCCATCTACGGCGGCAAGAACGCGCTGGAGCACTACCGCAACAACGCCGACTACACCGGTGTCCAGGTGGGCTCGACCTTCAAGCCCTTCGTGATGGCCGCCGCGATGACCAATGGCGTCCGCGATCCGAAGGGCACCCGGGAACAACCCGATTCCGAGCGCACCCTGGTCTCGCCGAGCAGTGTCTACAACGGCGACAACAAGGTGACCCTGCGGGACTACGACGGAACCGTCTGGCACGACAAGGACGGCAAGGAGTGGCACCAGCGGAACGACGGTGACGAGGACAAGGGCCCGATCAGCCTGCGCACCGCGATGCAGTACTCGGTGAACACCCCGTTCATCCAGCTGGGCATGGACGTCGGCACCGACAAGGTGCGGGATTCGGCCCTGGCCGCGGGCCTCAGCAAGGAGCAACTGGCCTCGATCACCCCGACGTTCTCGCTCGGCACCTCCGCACCCAGCGCCATCCGGCTCGCCGGGGCGTACGCCACCTTCGCGGCCAGCGGTGAGCAGGCCGACCCGTACTCGGTGGAGCGGGTCGAGGACAAGAACGGCCCGGTCTACGACCACAAGCAGGACGCCCAGCTCAAGCGGGCGTTCGACTCGAACGTGGCGAACAACGTCACCGACGTCCTGGAGAACGTGGTCGAGCACGGCACCGGCACCTCGGCGAAGATCGGTAGGCCGGTGGCGGGCAAGACCGGAACCACCGACGAGAACAAGTCGGCCTGGTTCTCCGGCTACACCCCGCAGCTGTCCACCGCGATCGGCATGTGGCGGGTGAACGACCAGGCCAAGAGCCAGAAGTTCCTGTCCATGCGCGGTGTGGGCGGCCAGAAGACGATCCACGGCGCGTCGTTCCCGGCGGAGATCTGGGCCGACTACATGCGTGGTGCCCTGCAGGGCAAGCCGGTCAAGGACTTCCCCGCGGCCACCCCGATCGGCGAGAAGGTCTTCGGCGAGGACGCGAGCCCGAGCCCGACCAAGACGACGGAGAAGCCTTCCGAGTCCCCGTCGCAGACGCCTTCGGAATCTCCGTCGGAGTCGCCCTCGGAGTCGCCGTCCGACAGCCCGAGCCCGACGGACACCTGTGACCCGCTCGACCTCAACTGCAACGACAACGGCGGGAACCAGAACGGCGGCCAGAACGGAGGCCAGAACGGCGGGCCGGGCGGTCCGACCACCTCGCCGACCTCGGATCCGCCGGGCGGTCCCGGAGGCATCTTCGGCGGGCCGACCGGGGGCCGGCGGGAGGACTAGCCCGTAGCCCCGTACGACCCGTTCACCACTCGCCGGCCGCGCCGGAGCGAACCCCGCTCCGGCGCGGCCGGCGCCGTTCCGGGCCCTGGACGGCCCTTTGCGCCTCTCGCAGCCCGCTTCCCGTCCCCGAACCTGCCGAGGCGTCCGCGGCGCGCTCAGCGGCCGCTGAGGCGGTCCTGACTCCTGCCGTCAGGCTCGTACGGCAGGATGGGGGCCATGAGCGTGCGCGAGGACCCAGAGGCC
Coding sequences:
- a CDS encoding transglycosylase domain-containing protein encodes the protein MSEHRRKPPQPQGGGRAAARRAGQQSSGRRAAPTHNAAAGSDAAPQGEERPYGGRAAARRAAQRGGGRRRGADPGADGAGHGGRGGGRRGAGGGRGHGSGGDGHPGKKRFIDYPRGGRSGFRRWVPSWKLVTGTFLFFFAVLLGAVGIGLWLVQVPTAQAASQTQKNVYYWADGKQMVVSGGGDLNRQIVPLSKIPKSMQNAVISAENASFYQDSGVDPMGIARAVVNMARGGATQSGSTITQQFVKNTYLDQSQTLTRKVKELFISIKVGATKDKDYILGSYLNTAYYGRGAYGCQAAARAYYDRDCSALTPSQSAFLASTLNGPNLYDPNGGYGAAATKEANTKRAKQRWEWILRREVAVHRLSRTEAQEWIGKGFPMPQDPKVATNKQGQIGYLTDLADNYIIANTGISKSKLDKGGYQIHTTFDRKKISELTRAVEKVTKENIKPKQREEDKFVQFGGASVEPKTGKILAIYGGKNALEHYRNNADYTGVQVGSTFKPFVMAAAMTNGVRDPKGTREQPDSERTLVSPSSVYNGDNKVTLRDYDGTVWHDKDGKEWHQRNDGDEDKGPISLRTAMQYSVNTPFIQLGMDVGTDKVRDSALAAGLSKEQLASITPTFSLGTSAPSAIRLAGAYATFAASGEQADPYSVERVEDKNGPVYDHKQDAQLKRAFDSNVANNVTDVLENVVEHGTGTSAKIGRPVAGKTGTTDENKSAWFSGYTPQLSTAIGMWRVNDQAKSQKFLSMRGVGGQKTIHGASFPAEIWADYMRGALQGKPVKDFPAATPIGEKVFGEDASPSPTKTTEKPSESPSQTPSESPSESPSESPSDSPSPTDTCDPLDLNCNDNGGNQNGGQNGGQNGGPGGPTTSPTSDPPGGPGGIFGGPTGGRRED